The Calothrix sp. PCC 7507 DNA segment TTCATCTACAATTGCGCCTCGACGAGGATTTTGCTGTAAACTCTCGCCTGAAGAGACAATTGCTTGTACTGCGCGGGAAGCTGCATCAGGATTATTAAGTTTGATAAAATCATAATGACGATTTAAGTCATTAACTGCACTTTGTGTCCAAACTATCTGGGACATGGGCGTTCTTGTTCAGTTCCTAAACTGTCTGCCCATTCGCGCACACGGTCATGCGCCACTCCTGAACCTGTCCGACGGTACGCTTCGAGAGCGGATTGGCTCTGCTGAACCATTTGGGCTTCAGTAAGAGGTTGAAAATTTAATGCT contains these protein-coding regions:
- a CDS encoding type II toxin-antitoxin system RelE/ParE family toxin; translated protein: MSQIVWTQSAVNDLNRHYDFIKLNNPDAASRAVQAIVSSGESLQQNPRRGAIVDEIAGLRKLLVSFGKYGFIIHYVILEDDVVILRVYHGRENRPR